A stretch of Faecalibacterium duncaniae DNA encodes these proteins:
- a CDS encoding GNAT family N-acetyltransferase, whose protein sequence is MLHLEKVNGNNVWDILKLTVSESQKNFVATNEISIIEAYTAITGNGHAFPFGIYDEDKPVGFLMIGFDVDDYWTDAPEIAKGNYNLWRLMIDKAYQNRGYGKEAVSLALEFIKSMPCGEAEYCWLSYEPDNAVARQMYRSFGFEETGEMDGEELIAVLRL, encoded by the coding sequence ATGCTTCATTTAGAAAAAGTAAATGGTAATAATGTCTGGGATATCCTGAAACTGACGGTATCGGAATCGCAGAAGAACTTCGTTGCCACCAATGAGATCAGCATCATTGAAGCGTATACTGCAATTACGGGAAACGGTCATGCATTCCCGTTTGGTATATATGATGAGGATAAGCCTGTAGGCTTCCTGATGATTGGTTTTGATGTTGATGATTATTGGACGGATGCACCTGAAATTGCAAAGGGAAACTATAATCTGTGGCGTCTTATGATCGATAAGGCATATCAAAACAGAGGGTACGGGAAAGAAGCGGTCAGCCTTGCATTAGAGTTCATAAAATCTATGCCTTGTGGAGAAGCGGAATACTGTTGGCTATCATATGAACCCGATAATGCAGTTGCCCGTCAGATGTATCGCTCTTTCGGTTTCGAAGAAACCGGTGAAATGGACGGCGAAGAACTGATCGCTGTTCTGAGACTGTAA
- a CDS encoding FeoB-associated Cys-rich membrane protein, whose translation MLTLRGIITILVLAGLFALAVVWISKQGGWKGEGCGGNCASCHQHCDTPEKKTR comes from the coding sequence ATGCTGACACTTCGTGGGATCATTACCATTCTGGTGCTGGCAGGGCTGTTTGCCCTGGCAGTGGTCTGGATCTCCAAGCAGGGCGGCTGGAAAGGCGAAGGCTGCGGCGGCAACTGTGCCTCCTGCCACCAGCACTGCGATACTCCGGAAAAGAAAACGCGCTGA
- a CDS encoding helix-turn-helix domain-containing protein, with amino-acid sequence MTNTTQIRAYIESQGLKLGHVARVLGISSSALHQKLNDESDFKVSEADRLSAMLGLTMEQRDACFFGPGTRMCQRKGAA; translated from the coding sequence ATGACAAATACCACACAGATCCGCGCCTACATTGAAAGCCAGGGCCTCAAGCTGGGCCATGTGGCACGGGTGCTGGGCATCAGCAGCAGCGCCCTGCATCAGAAGCTGAACGACGAGAGCGATTTCAAAGTCAGCGAAGCCGACCGTCTTTCTGCCATGCTGGGGCTGACCATGGAGCAGCGGGATGCCTGCTTCTTTGGCCCGGGCACCCGAATGTGCCAAAGAAAGGGGGCGGCGTGA
- a CDS encoding LexA family protein: MSELSRRILQRRLELGLSQEELAQRMGYRSKSSITKLEKGVNDIPQSKVEEFAAALETTPAWLMGLENTAFVPPGFEPLPEMVRVPLVGSIACGSPITAEQNIECYIGVPAAWHADFALTCHGSSMAPTICDGDIVCIRCQPEVEQGEIAAVRIGDEATLKHFHRQGDTVMLLADNAAVCPPMIYAGPQLNEIQIEGRAVGFCRGL, translated from the coding sequence ATGTCAGAACTTTCCCGCCGTATCTTACAGCGTCGGCTCGAGCTGGGGCTCTCTCAGGAAGAGCTTGCCCAGCGGATGGGCTACCGTTCCAAATCCTCCATCACCAAGCTGGAAAAAGGGGTCAACGACATCCCGCAGTCCAAGGTGGAGGAGTTTGCCGCTGCATTGGAGACCACCCCCGCATGGCTGATGGGGCTGGAAAACACTGCGTTTGTCCCGCCGGGGTTTGAGCCCCTGCCCGAAATGGTGCGGGTACCGCTGGTGGGCAGCATTGCCTGCGGCTCCCCCATCACCGCCGAACAGAACATCGAATGCTACATCGGCGTTCCTGCCGCATGGCACGCCGACTTTGCCCTGACCTGCCACGGCAGCAGCATGGCCCCCACCATCTGCGATGGTGACATCGTCTGCATCCGCTGCCAGCCCGAGGTGGAGCAGGGCGAGATCGCCGCCGTGCGGATCGGCGACGAGGCCACCTTAAAGCATTTTCACCGGCAGGGCGACACCGTTATGCTTCTGGCCGACAACGCCGCCGTCTGCCCGCCCATGATCTATGCCGGGCCACAGTTGAACGAGATCCAGATTGAGGGCAGAGCCGTGGGCTTCTGCAGAGGTTTATAA
- the tsaA gene encoding tRNA (N6-threonylcarbamoyladenosine(37)-N6)-methyltransferase TrmO: protein MSNETMTLKVIAHIHTAFPTKFGIPRQSGLVDGLRGEIIFTPEYRNADALRGLEDFSHIWLVWQFSGAVRENWSPTVRPPRLGGNTRMGVFATRSPFRPNPLGLSSVRLEAIEHRPEVGPVLIVRGADLMDGTPIYDIKPYIPYADCHPDAAAGFTAQTQTHRLRVECPPELWEAVPAAERDGLRGVLENDPRPSYQHDPERVYGMEFSGLEVHFVVDGAVLTVTGITRR from the coding sequence ATGAGCAACGAAACCATGACCCTGAAGGTCATCGCACACATCCACACCGCCTTCCCCACCAAGTTCGGCATCCCCCGACAGAGCGGGCTGGTGGACGGCCTGCGGGGCGAGATCATCTTCACCCCGGAATACCGCAACGCCGATGCCCTGCGCGGGCTGGAGGATTTCAGCCACATCTGGCTGGTGTGGCAGTTCTCCGGCGCGGTGCGGGAGAACTGGTCTCCCACCGTCCGGCCCCCGCGCCTGGGCGGCAACACCCGGATGGGCGTGTTTGCCACCCGCTCCCCCTTCCGGCCCAATCCGCTGGGCCTTTCCAGCGTCAGGCTGGAGGCCATCGAGCACCGCCCCGAGGTGGGCCCGGTGCTCATCGTGCGGGGCGCAGACCTGATGGACGGCACCCCCATCTACGACATCAAGCCCTACATCCCCTACGCCGACTGTCACCCGGATGCAGCGGCAGGCTTCACGGCACAGACCCAGACGCACAGGCTGCGGGTCGAATGCCCGCCGGAGCTGTGGGAAGCCGTACCCGCTGCCGAGCGGGACGGCCTGCGGGGCGTGCTGGAAAACGACCCCCGCCCCTCCTACCAGCACGACCCGGAGCGGGTATACGGAATGGAATTTTCGGGATTGGAAGTCCATTTTGTCGTAGATGGTGCTGTTCTGACCGTGACCGGCATCACCCGCCGCTGA
- a CDS encoding LysR family transcriptional regulator, with translation MELRTINTFLHIAELHSFSRAARELGYSQSAVSAQVAQLEAELETPLFDRVGKTVRLTDAGQTFLTYARSLLATAEQAKAALQPARQVSGTLRVALADSVCSTFLPDLLQRYHALCPQVELVLRTATDDEMLQMLGSNQIDLAYTLDKPLLQPSFVLAVDEPEPICVVAPAGHPLAGQAEVTLQELAGQEFLLTERGMSYRDALDQCMAAQGLAIKPFLELGSASLLCQMVEHGMGLSFLPEYIVQNALAAGTLARLNVPACRVEMRRQLFYHRDKWLTPQMKAFITLVQK, from the coding sequence GTGGAACTGCGTACCATCAACACCTTTTTGCATATTGCGGAGCTGCACAGCTTTTCCCGTGCGGCACGGGAGCTGGGGTATTCCCAGTCGGCAGTCTCCGCGCAGGTGGCCCAGCTGGAAGCCGAATTGGAAACGCCGCTCTTCGACCGGGTGGGCAAAACGGTCCGCCTGACCGATGCCGGGCAGACCTTTCTGACCTATGCCCGCTCCCTGCTGGCCACAGCCGAGCAGGCCAAAGCGGCCCTGCAGCCTGCCCGGCAGGTCAGCGGCACCCTGCGGGTGGCACTGGCAGATTCGGTCTGCAGCACTTTTCTGCCCGACCTGCTGCAGCGGTATCACGCCCTCTGCCCACAGGTGGAGCTGGTGCTCCGCACCGCCACCGACGATGAGATGCTCCAGATGCTGGGCTCCAATCAGATCGATCTGGCTTACACGCTGGACAAGCCGCTGCTGCAGCCCAGCTTCGTGCTGGCCGTGGATGAGCCGGAGCCAATCTGCGTGGTGGCCCCCGCCGGGCACCCATTGGCCGGGCAGGCGGAAGTCACGCTTCAGGAACTGGCCGGGCAGGAGTTTCTGCTGACTGAGCGGGGCATGAGCTACCGCGATGCCCTCGACCAGTGCATGGCAGCGCAGGGGCTGGCCATCAAGCCCTTTCTCGAGCTGGGCAGTGCTTCCCTGCTCTGCCAGATGGTCGAGCACGGCATGGGGCTTTCCTTCCTGCCCGAGTACATCGTACAGAATGCCCTCGCCGCCGGAACGCTGGCCCGCCTGAATGTCCCCGCCTGCCGCGTGGAGATGCGGCGGCAGCTGTTCTACCACAGGGATAAATGGCTCACCCCCCAGATGAAAGCATTCATCACGCTGGTGCAGAAATAA
- a CDS encoding P1 family peptidase, with amino-acid sequence MGIDKNEWGFRVGHLPHGERNKISDVPGVTVGHCTLADGDIQTGVTALLPHPGDVFHDKVLAACHVINGFGKTTGLVQIDELGTLETPILFTNTLSVGTVETALVKYMLERNPDICETTGSVNPVVCECNDCGLNDIRGLHVTEAHVAAALADCKADFAEGAVGAGRGMRCHGLKGGIGSASRLVELDGKSYTIGALVLSNHATFDDLIVAGTPIHELLEARIPPHEDKGSIITVLATDIPLSERQLRRLCHRALVGLSRTGSACGNGSGEIVLAFTTANRMPHYSDKALLPMEMLHDDAINPLFRAVAECVEESVLSSLLHAETVTGYHGRTVQCLSDLLKK; translated from the coding sequence ATGGGAATCGATAAGAATGAATGGGGCTTCCGGGTGGGACATCTGCCCCACGGGGAACGCAATAAGATCAGTGATGTGCCGGGCGTGACAGTGGGCCATTGCACACTGGCGGATGGCGATATCCAGACCGGCGTGACTGCGCTGCTGCCTCACCCCGGGGATGTGTTCCATGATAAGGTGCTGGCGGCCTGCCATGTCATCAACGGCTTCGGCAAGACCACCGGCCTTGTCCAGATTGATGAGCTGGGCACGCTGGAGACCCCCATCCTGTTTACCAACACCCTGAGTGTGGGCACCGTGGAGACGGCGCTGGTCAAATATATGCTGGAGCGCAACCCCGATATCTGCGAGACCACCGGCAGTGTGAACCCGGTCGTCTGCGAGTGCAACGACTGCGGCCTGAACGATATCCGGGGCCTGCATGTCACTGAGGCGCATGTGGCTGCCGCTCTGGCAGACTGTAAAGCAGATTTCGCCGAGGGTGCAGTGGGTGCCGGACGCGGAATGCGCTGCCACGGGCTGAAAGGCGGCATCGGTTCCGCCTCCCGGCTGGTGGAGCTGGACGGTAAGTCTTACACCATCGGGGCACTGGTGCTCTCCAATCACGCCACCTTCGATGACCTCATCGTGGCGGGCACACCCATCCACGAGCTGTTGGAGGCCCGCATCCCGCCCCATGAGGACAAGGGCTCCATCATCACGGTGCTGGCAACAGATATCCCCCTGAGTGAGCGCCAGCTGCGGCGGCTCTGCCACCGGGCGCTGGTGGGGCTTTCCCGCACCGGCAGTGCCTGCGGCAACGGTTCGGGTGAGATCGTTCTGGCCTTTACCACGGCCAACCGGATGCCGCATTACTCGGACAAAGCCCTCCTGCCCATGGAGATGCTCCACGATGATGCCATCAACCCGCTGTTCCGGGCGGTGGCCGAGTGTGTGGAGGAAAGCGTCCTGAGCAGCCTGCTCCACGCCGAGACCGTCACCGGCTACCATGGCCGGACGGTGCAGTGCCTTTCCGACCTGTTGAAAAAATAA
- the metA gene encoding homoserine O-acetyltransferase MetA: MPLIIPKTLPAYDALYEENVFVMHRERAASQHIRPLEILILNLMPTKIATETQIARLLANTPLQVHMTLLQTVSHEATHVSAAHLEAFYKTFDEVKHNRYDGMIITGAPVETMDFEQVDYWPELCEIMDFSETNVYSTLHVCWGAQAGLYYHYGIRKELLPAKMFGVFEHRVIRPSNPLVRGFDEVFYAPHSRHTAMSREDIDHCSALRILAESDEAGPFLMSTENGRQIFVIGHPEYDKYTLDAEYKRDVAKGLPIAVPKNYYPNDDPSQPPLFRWRAHAHLLYENWLNYYVYQNTPYDLGEMQRVKHSEG, translated from the coding sequence ATGCCCCTCATCATCCCGAAAACGCTCCCCGCCTACGATGCCCTGTACGAGGAAAACGTCTTTGTCATGCACCGGGAGCGGGCAGCGTCCCAGCATATCCGCCCGCTGGAGATCCTGATCCTGAACCTGATGCCCACCAAGATCGCCACCGAGACCCAGATTGCCCGGCTGCTGGCCAACACGCCGCTGCAGGTGCACATGACCCTGCTGCAGACGGTGAGCCATGAGGCAACGCACGTCTCCGCGGCCCATCTGGAGGCCTTTTATAAGACCTTTGACGAGGTGAAGCATAACCGCTACGACGGCATGATCATCACTGGCGCTCCGGTGGAGACCATGGACTTTGAGCAGGTGGATTACTGGCCGGAGCTGTGCGAGATCATGGATTTCAGCGAGACGAACGTCTATTCCACCCTGCATGTCTGCTGGGGTGCGCAGGCGGGCCTGTACTACCACTACGGCATCCGCAAGGAGCTGCTGCCTGCCAAGATGTTCGGCGTGTTCGAGCACCGGGTCATCCGGCCCTCCAACCCGCTGGTGCGCGGCTTTGATGAGGTGTTCTATGCCCCCCACAGCCGCCACACCGCCATGAGCCGGGAAGATATCGACCACTGCAGTGCGCTGCGCATCCTTGCCGAGAGCGATGAGGCAGGGCCTTTCCTGATGAGCACCGAGAACGGCCGGCAGATCTTTGTCATCGGCCACCCGGAGTACGACAAATACACGCTGGATGCGGAGTATAAGCGGGATGTTGCCAAGGGTCTGCCCATTGCAGTGCCCAAAAACTACTACCCCAACGATGACCCCAGCCAGCCGCCGCTCTTCCGCTGGCGCGCACACGCCCATCTGCTGTATGAAAACTGGCTGAACTACTACGTCTACCAGAACACCCCCTATGATCTGGGAGAGATGCAGCGCGTGAAGCACTCTGAGGGGTGA
- a CDS encoding O-acetylhomoserine aminocarboxypropyltransferase/cysteine synthase family protein: protein MNRDTICVQGGYTPGNGEPRQIPIIQSTTFKYATSEDMGKLFDLEADGYFYSRLQNPTCDLVAKKICELEGGTAAMLTSSGQAANFFALFNLCEAGDHIVASSTIYGGTFNLISVTMKKMGIEATFVDPLCTEEELNAAFQPNTKVVFGETIANPALTVLDIEKFAKAAHAHGVPLIVDNTFPTPVNCRPFEWGADIVTHSTTKYMDGHGAVLGGAIVDGGKFDWMAHAEKFPGLCTPDDSYHGITYAERFGKEGAFITKATAQLMRDFGSMQSPMNAYMLNLGLESLHVRMQRHCANGMAVAKFLESHPKVAYVNYCGLESSPYHALAEKYLPNGSCGVVSFGLAGGREAASIFMKELKLAAIETHVADARTCCLNPASSTHRQMNDEQLKAAGVPAELVRMSCGLESAEDLIADIAQALDKI, encoded by the coding sequence ATGAACCGTGATACCATCTGTGTGCAGGGCGGTTATACGCCCGGCAATGGCGAGCCCCGCCAGATCCCCATCATCCAGTCCACCACCTTCAAATATGCCACCAGCGAGGATATGGGCAAGCTGTTCGACCTGGAAGCCGACGGCTACTTCTACTCCCGCCTGCAGAACCCCACCTGTGACCTTGTGGCCAAGAAGATCTGCGAGCTGGAGGGCGGCACCGCCGCCATGCTGACCTCCAGCGGTCAGGCAGCCAACTTCTTTGCCCTGTTCAACCTCTGCGAGGCCGGTGACCATATCGTGGCATCCAGCACCATCTACGGCGGCACCTTCAACCTCATCTCCGTCACCATGAAGAAGATGGGCATTGAGGCCACCTTTGTGGACCCGCTGTGCACCGAGGAGGAGCTGAACGCTGCCTTCCAGCCCAACACCAAGGTAGTGTTCGGCGAGACCATTGCCAACCCCGCCCTGACCGTGCTGGATATCGAGAAATTTGCCAAGGCTGCTCACGCCCACGGCGTGCCCCTGATCGTGGACAACACCTTCCCCACGCCGGTCAACTGCCGCCCCTTTGAGTGGGGCGCGGATATCGTGACTCACTCCACCACCAAGTATATGGACGGCCACGGCGCTGTGCTGGGCGGTGCCATCGTGGACGGCGGCAAGTTCGACTGGATGGCCCACGCCGAGAAGTTCCCCGGCCTGTGCACCCCGGACGACAGCTACCACGGCATCACCTACGCCGAACGCTTCGGCAAAGAGGGTGCCTTTATCACCAAGGCAACAGCTCAGCTGATGCGGGACTTCGGCTCCATGCAGTCCCCGATGAATGCCTATATGCTGAACCTCGGCCTGGAAAGCCTGCATGTCAGGATGCAGCGCCACTGCGCCAACGGCATGGCTGTGGCAAAGTTCCTCGAAAGCCATCCCAAGGTGGCCTATGTGAATTACTGCGGCCTGGAGTCCAGCCCCTACCACGCACTGGCTGAAAAGTATCTGCCCAATGGCAGCTGCGGCGTGGTCAGCTTTGGTCTGGCCGGCGGCCGCGAAGCCGCCAGCATTTTTATGAAGGAGCTCAAGCTGGCCGCCATTGAGACCCATGTGGCCGATGCCCGCACCTGCTGCCTGAATCCGGCTTCCAGCACCCACCGCCAGATGAACGATGAGCAGCTGAAAGCCGCCGGTGTGCCCGCAGAGCTGGTGCGCATGAGCTGCGGTCTGGAAAGTGCTGAGGATCTGATCGCAGATATCGCACAGGCTTTGGATAAGATTTAA
- a CDS encoding methionine ABC transporter permease has product MTIADYGFAIWETFYVTLLSTAFSLVIGLPLGVLLVAGDKDGILPLPGWLMHLLNIIINILRSVPFLILMICVFPLTRIIVGTTVGTKATIVPLVVAAFPFVARLVETSLRELDEGVVEAAQSMGATPFQIITKVMIPECLPGLISSMTTALTTILGYSAMSGVIGGGGLGKIALSYGYYRYQTNIMIVCVILLVLLVQIFQTVGTFWAARSDKRLRK; this is encoded by the coding sequence ATGACCATTGCAGATTATGGCTTTGCCATCTGGGAGACCTTCTATGTGACGTTGCTCTCCACCGCGTTCTCTCTGGTCATCGGCCTGCCGCTGGGCGTGCTGCTGGTGGCCGGTGATAAGGACGGCATTTTGCCCCTGCCCGGCTGGCTGATGCACCTGCTGAATATCATCATCAATATCCTGCGCAGTGTGCCTTTCCTGATCTTGATGATCTGCGTTTTTCCGCTGACCCGTATCATCGTGGGCACCACCGTAGGCACCAAGGCCACCATCGTCCCGCTGGTGGTCGCGGCCTTCCCGTTTGTGGCGCGTCTGGTGGAGACCAGCCTGCGCGAGTTGGATGAGGGTGTGGTGGAAGCCGCCCAGAGCATGGGCGCGACCCCGTTCCAGATCATCACCAAGGTAATGATCCCCGAGTGCCTGCCCGGCCTGATCTCCAGCATGACCACAGCTTTGACCACCATTCTGGGCTACTCGGCCATGTCCGGTGTCATTGGCGGCGGCGGCCTGGGCAAGATCGCCCTTTCCTACGGCTACTACCGCTATCAGACCAACATTATGATCGTCTGCGTCATCCTGCTGGTGCTGCTGGTGCAGATCTTCCAGACCGTTGGCACCTTCTGGGCCGCCAGAAGCGATAAGAGGCTGAGGAAGTAA
- a CDS encoding methionine ABC transporter ATP-binding protein, which produces MIEIKHLSKTFQMKDGAVNALKDINLTIPDGSIYGIIGMSGAGKSTLVRCINLLERPTEGSVVIDGVEMEKLTPAQLRQRRREITMIFQQFNLLMQRSCLKNICFPMELAGVKKEEAEKRAKELLEMVGLPDKANAYPAQLSGGQKQRIAIARALATDPKVLLCDEATSALDPNTTHSILTLIKDINRKLGITVVVITHQMSVVEEICDHVAILDGGVVVEQGEVKEIFANPKTAAAKRLVAPNGGSAARDLSSFAPDDHVVRVTFNGSSAAKPLVASLAAEKGILVSVLSADTRDLSGQCYGSMLLKLPADLDEAKQAAAYMRAQPGITVEEVTGE; this is translated from the coding sequence GTGATCGAGATCAAACACCTTTCCAAGACCTTCCAGATGAAGGACGGCGCAGTGAATGCGCTGAAGGACATCAACCTGACCATCCCGGATGGCTCGATTTACGGCATCATCGGCATGTCCGGCGCGGGCAAATCCACGCTGGTGCGCTGCATCAACCTGCTGGAGCGCCCCACCGAGGGCAGCGTGGTCATTGACGGCGTGGAGATGGAAAAGCTCACGCCTGCCCAGCTGCGTCAGCGCCGCCGGGAGATCACGATGATCTTCCAGCAGTTCAACCTGCTGATGCAGCGCAGCTGCCTGAAGAACATCTGCTTCCCCATGGAGCTGGCAGGTGTGAAGAAAGAGGAAGCCGAAAAGCGCGCCAAGGAACTGCTGGAAATGGTGGGCCTGCCCGATAAGGCCAACGCCTACCCGGCCCAGCTCTCCGGCGGCCAGAAGCAGCGCATTGCCATTGCCCGCGCACTGGCAACTGACCCCAAGGTCCTGCTCTGCGATGAGGCCACCAGCGCGCTGGACCCCAACACCACCCACTCTATCCTGACCCTGATCAAGGACATCAACCGGAAGCTGGGCATCACGGTGGTGGTCATCACCCATCAGATGAGCGTTGTGGAGGAGATCTGCGATCACGTTGCCATTCTGGACGGCGGCGTTGTGGTGGAACAGGGCGAGGTGAAGGAGATCTTCGCCAACCCCAAGACCGCCGCGGCAAAGCGTCTGGTGGCTCCCAACGGCGGCAGCGCAGCCCGCGACCTGTCCAGCTTTGCGCCGGACGATCATGTGGTGCGTGTGACCTTCAACGGTTCTTCCGCCGCAAAACCGCTGGTGGCAAGCCTTGCCGCCGAAAAGGGCATTCTGGTGTCGGTGCTCAGCGCCGATACCCGCGACCTGAGCGGCCAGTGCTACGGCTCCATGCTGCTCAAGCTGCCCGCTGACCTGGACGAAGCAAAACAGGCTGCTGCCTACATGCGGGCACAGCCCGGCATTACGGTGGAGGAGGTGACTGGAGAATGA
- a CDS encoding MetQ/NlpA family ABC transporter substrate-binding protein: MSKITRRNFLKVSGVAAAAAALTACGGSSSTASSAASGAASSEAASTAAKLDKIKVAVPNDTTNEARALTLLEKNGFFKLKADAGLTATKNDIEENPLNVNVDEVEAAQVPNVLQDEDYAVINSNYAISAGLDPMTDALAMEDGTSAYVNVLVCKEGNEEEPKIKALVAALQSQQVKDFMTESYGGAVVSVVEDPTDGYDPSIDYDALNGETVSCAATPAPHCEILEVCKQILADKGITLDIQEYDDYVIPNTIVEDGQCDTNYFQHQPYLDNFNEEKGTHLVSVAGIHVEPMGIYGGKQSDLSPIEG; this comes from the coding sequence ATGTCTAAGATCACTCGTCGTAATTTTCTGAAAGTTTCCGGCGTGGCCGCTGCTGCCGCTGCCCTGACCGCCTGCGGCGGCTCTTCCTCCACCGCAAGCTCCGCCGCTTCCGGCGCTGCATCCTCTGAGGCTGCCTCCACCGCTGCCAAGCTGGACAAGATCAAGGTCGCTGTTCCCAACGATACCACCAACGAGGCCCGCGCTCTGACCCTGCTGGAGAAGAACGGCTTCTTCAAGCTGAAGGCAGATGCAGGCCTGACCGCCACCAAGAACGACATCGAAGAAAACCCCCTGAACGTCAATGTGGACGAGGTCGAGGCTGCTCAGGTGCCCAACGTCCTGCAGGATGAGGACTACGCTGTCATCAACTCCAACTACGCCATCTCCGCCGGTCTGGACCCCATGACCGACGCTCTGGCCATGGAGGATGGCACCTCTGCCTACGTCAACGTTCTGGTCTGCAAGGAAGGCAATGAGGAGGAGCCCAAGATCAAGGCTCTGGTCGCTGCCCTGCAGAGCCAGCAGGTCAAGGACTTTATGACCGAGAGCTACGGCGGCGCTGTGGTCTCCGTTGTGGAAGACCCCACCGACGGCTATGATCCTTCCATCGATTATGACGCACTGAACGGTGAGACTGTCAGCTGCGCTGCCACCCCCGCTCCCCACTGCGAGATCCTGGAGGTCTGCAAGCAGATCCTGGCCGACAAGGGCATTACGCTGGACATCCAGGAGTACGATGACTATGTGATCCCCAACACCATCGTTGAGGATGGCCAGTGCGATACCAACTACTTCCAGCATCAGCCCTACCTGGACAACTTCAATGAGGAGAAGGGCACCCACCTGGTCTCCGTTGCCGGTATCCACGTTGAGCCCATGGGCATCTACGGCGGCAAGCAGAGTGACCTGAGCCCGATCGAGGGTTAA